In Anthonomus grandis grandis chromosome 6, icAntGran1.3, whole genome shotgun sequence, one DNA window encodes the following:
- the LOC126737612 gene encoding 40S ribosomal protein S3-A: MATTISKKRKFVGDGVFKAELNEFLTRELSEDGYSGVEVRVTPTRTEIIIMATRTDRVLGEKNRRIRELTSVVQKRFNFPENSVVLYGEKVANRGLCAIAQAESLRFKLIGGLAVRRACYGVLRYIMECGAKGCEVVVSGKLRGQRAKSMKFVDGLMIHSGDPCNDYVDTATRHVLLRQGVLGIKVKIMLPYDAAGKMGPKKPLPDNVSVVEPKEEVIPTIPSSEIKAEVLAI; the protein is encoded by the exons ATGGCCACCACAATCTCAAAAAAGCGAAAATTCGTTGGAGACGGAGTCTTCAAGGCTGAATTAAACGAATTCTTAACCAG AGAACTGTCAGAAGATGGTTACTCAGGTGTGGAAGTGCGTGTCACCCCGACTCGTACCGAAATCATCATCATGGCCACCAGAACTGACCGTGTGTTGGGAGAAAAGAACAGAAGGATCAGAGAGCTCACCTCTGTAGTTCAAAAAAGGTTCAACTTCCCTGAAAACTCTGTAGTACTTTATGGAGAAAAAGTTGCCAACAGGGGCTTGTGTGCCATTGCCCAGGCTGAATCTTTGAGGTTCAAACTTATTGGAGGTTTGGCTGTCAGGAGGGCCTGCTATGGTGTGCTCAGGTACATCATGGAGTGTGGAGCTAAAG GTTGTGAGGTCGTTGTATCTGGCAAACTTAGAGGCCAGAGAGCAAAATCGATGAAATTCGTCGATGGCCTCATGATCCACTCTGGAGACCCATGTAACGACTACGTTGACACCGCCACCAGGCACGTGCTACTCAGACAAGGTGTATTGGGTATTAAG GTCAAAATCATGTTGCCTTATGACGCGGCCGGCAAAATGGGCCCCAAGAAACCCCTTCCAGACAATGTTTCAGTGGTGGAACCAAAGGAGGAAGTTATTCCCACGATTCCCAGTTCGGAAATCAAAGCTGAAGTGTTAGCTATTTaa
- the LOC126737656 gene encoding zinc finger CCHC domain-containing protein 24-like isoform X1 — translation MQEILKDILDILDVDITTTRSKKSLIQDFFDLMSPTATAPPSHSFTSTYSTLNRYSRQQEYDNSRTSNSIFTPNYNTAPSSWYQIQNSDHYQSKLNTATWNTRYTTGQPQYPFNLYSLANLSGITGNSYTENLLDISEQLAELTLDGRPLKRPPAAYLCHLCFQKGHYIKDCPQARPKGEGKTPYQGRKRCFGEYKCPKCKRKWMSGNSWSNMGQECIKCHINVFPHKQRPLEKPDGLDVSDQSKVHPQHLCQKCKELGYYCRRVQ, via the exons ATGCAAGAGATACTCAAAGATATACTAGATATTCTTGATGTTGATATTACGACGACACGGTCGaaaaaaag CTTAATCCAGGATTTTTTCGACCTGATGTCACCTACAGCCACAGCTCCACCGAGCCACTCATTTACATCCACATATTCAACCTTAAACAGATATTCGAGACAGCAGGAATATGACAACTCTAGAACTTCGAACTCGATATTCACCCCAAACTATAATACCGCACCAAGCAGTTGGTatcaaattcagaattctgacCACTATCAG TCAAAGCTGAACACAGCGACATGGAACACAAGGTACACGACTGGTCAGCCTCAGTATCCATTTAACTTGTATAGCTTAGCGAACCTTAGTGGGATTACCGGAAATTCTTACACCGAAAACTTGTTGGACATCTCTGAGCAATTAGCGGAATTAACTTTGGATGGACGACCTTTGAAACGGCCGCCCGCCGCTTATTTGTGTCATCTGTGTTTTCAGAAAGGGCACTACATCAAAGACTGTCCAcag GCTCGCCCTAAGGGTGAAGGCAAAACACCCTACCAAGGCAGAAAGAGGTGTTTCGGCGAATATAAATGCCCCAAGTGCAAACGAAAATGGATGTCTGGGAACTCGTGGTCGAATATGGGTCAAGAGTGCATCAAGTGCCATATAAACGTATTTCCACATAAGCAG aGACCATTGGAAAAACCTGACGGCCTAGACGTTTCGGATCAATCTAAAGTCCACCCTCAGCATTTATGCCAAAAATGCAAGGAGTTGGGTTATTACTGCAGGAGAGTCCAATAG
- the LOC126737656 gene encoding zinc finger CCHC domain-containing protein 24-like isoform X2: MSPTATAPPSHSFTSTYSTLNRYSRQQEYDNSRTSNSIFTPNYNTAPSSWYQIQNSDHYQSKLNTATWNTRYTTGQPQYPFNLYSLANLSGITGNSYTENLLDISEQLAELTLDGRPLKRPPAAYLCHLCFQKGHYIKDCPQARPKGEGKTPYQGRKRCFGEYKCPKCKRKWMSGNSWSNMGQECIKCHINVFPHKQRPLEKPDGLDVSDQSKVHPQHLCQKCKELGYYCRRVQ; encoded by the exons ATGTCACCTACAGCCACAGCTCCACCGAGCCACTCATTTACATCCACATATTCAACCTTAAACAGATATTCGAGACAGCAGGAATATGACAACTCTAGAACTTCGAACTCGATATTCACCCCAAACTATAATACCGCACCAAGCAGTTGGTatcaaattcagaattctgacCACTATCAG TCAAAGCTGAACACAGCGACATGGAACACAAGGTACACGACTGGTCAGCCTCAGTATCCATTTAACTTGTATAGCTTAGCGAACCTTAGTGGGATTACCGGAAATTCTTACACCGAAAACTTGTTGGACATCTCTGAGCAATTAGCGGAATTAACTTTGGATGGACGACCTTTGAAACGGCCGCCCGCCGCTTATTTGTGTCATCTGTGTTTTCAGAAAGGGCACTACATCAAAGACTGTCCAcag GCTCGCCCTAAGGGTGAAGGCAAAACACCCTACCAAGGCAGAAAGAGGTGTTTCGGCGAATATAAATGCCCCAAGTGCAAACGAAAATGGATGTCTGGGAACTCGTGGTCGAATATGGGTCAAGAGTGCATCAAGTGCCATATAAACGTATTTCCACATAAGCAG aGACCATTGGAAAAACCTGACGGCCTAGACGTTTCGGATCAATCTAAAGTCCACCCTCAGCATTTATGCCAAAAATGCAAGGAGTTGGGTTATTACTGCAGGAGAGTCCAATAG